The Salinibaculum sp. SYNS191 genome has a window encoding:
- a CDS encoding COG1361 S-layer family protein, whose amino-acid sequence MKRDRGPSLPRAGVALLCVVVLLVSAGALPALVAAQEGTVVGRPELSVFAPDNRIVGGGQVTLDVQVTNEGTLTRGGPSRFEEEVKTARNVRLSVQEDELAPELADNVEVLSGTIPVGSVPEGVSGPFPLRLEVDEAIEPGTYQIPVRLEYEYTSVVQYSGVDEPEYSTFSRTQDAELTIVVREQARFELDADSRAVAAAETAVKQFTVTNVGSQVATDAELRLSAANGSLFFGPNDAPKPTAQVSLDSLDPGASRTVAVRVGAPADLPPGGYPLSAVVTYRTPAGVQARSSPLSVTVPVGAEQTFNVGNVTDTLRVGERGVVEGLLVNTGDRRVENAVVLFPDDVSGLQPREPEFAVGTLEPGEAVPFRFVVDAANGSVSGPRVLDLAVRYRDRGGDVQTRDAGDATVNVAGEQTFELHDVASDFRVGGSGTLQGTVVNTGELAVTDAVVVLADVGEAFEPRERRVPVGDLAPGESADFQFPAAIPATAEAGPQFLAVQIRYRGQGDEVRTSDILDARIEVGPEQSFALDDVESTLQVGDTGTVSGTLINAGDRPVEQATLLVRANGSDVRPRETAYALGTLEPGEPVPFSFTADVPAGVAPGPRVLQLQVRYRDDETRLSDVLDARVGVAPEQSFALRNVSGTLRVGERGQLTATLVNTGDVTASDVSLQAIGNGSLSPLSPAAAAGTLEPGESAPVAFTFDVPRTADPGERPFSFRVRYQGRDGAYRTTEPIEVQASVAGEQTFALTDVESTLRVGETGDVTARVTNTGPVNATGVVLLVESTPATLVPRETEFAIGALPPGESANVSFRVDATTDAEPGPRLVSFRVRYRGQADRTQETDPIDARLAVAPDRDEFRVTAVNSTLAAGDTAVVSLQVENRVNETLRNVRARLFVDDPLSSDDSEAFVSRLDPGERTTLRFRVAADASAIPKEYPLLVDFTYEDARGEEELSDTYFVAATVTEPESGGGLPVDVVPLALLVGALVVLVAVVVWWRRRRSRGA is encoded by the coding sequence GCTGCCCCGGGCCGGCGTCGCGCTGCTTTGCGTCGTCGTTCTCCTCGTCTCGGCCGGAGCCCTCCCCGCACTCGTCGCCGCGCAGGAAGGGACGGTCGTCGGGCGGCCGGAACTCTCCGTGTTCGCGCCCGACAACCGCATCGTCGGCGGCGGCCAGGTGACCCTCGACGTCCAGGTGACCAACGAGGGGACTCTCACCCGTGGCGGCCCGTCGCGGTTCGAAGAGGAGGTCAAGACCGCCCGCAACGTCCGGCTCTCCGTCCAGGAAGACGAACTCGCCCCAGAACTGGCCGACAACGTCGAGGTCCTCTCGGGCACGATACCGGTCGGGAGCGTTCCCGAGGGAGTCAGCGGCCCCTTCCCCCTCCGGCTGGAGGTGGACGAGGCAATCGAGCCGGGAACCTACCAGATTCCGGTCCGGCTGGAGTACGAGTACACGAGCGTCGTCCAGTACAGCGGCGTCGACGAGCCGGAGTACAGTACCTTCTCGCGGACCCAGGATGCCGAACTCACCATCGTCGTCAGGGAGCAGGCCCGCTTCGAACTCGACGCCGACAGCCGGGCCGTCGCGGCTGCCGAGACCGCGGTCAAACAGTTCACCGTCACCAACGTCGGCAGCCAGGTTGCCACGGACGCGGAACTGCGCCTCTCGGCGGCCAACGGCTCGCTGTTTTTCGGCCCGAACGACGCGCCGAAACCGACGGCACAGGTCTCGCTCGACAGCCTCGACCCCGGCGCGTCGCGGACCGTCGCCGTCCGCGTCGGGGCACCCGCTGACCTCCCGCCCGGCGGCTACCCGCTGTCGGCGGTCGTCACCTACCGGACGCCGGCGGGCGTCCAGGCCCGGTCGTCGCCGCTGTCGGTCACCGTCCCCGTCGGGGCCGAGCAGACCTTCAACGTCGGCAACGTCACCGACACGCTCCGCGTCGGCGAGCGCGGCGTCGTCGAGGGGTTACTCGTCAATACCGGTGACCGCCGCGTCGAGAACGCCGTGGTCCTCTTTCCCGACGACGTCTCGGGACTGCAGCCCCGCGAGCCCGAGTTCGCCGTCGGGACGCTGGAACCTGGCGAGGCGGTCCCGTTCCGGTTCGTCGTCGACGCCGCGAACGGCTCGGTGTCGGGGCCGCGCGTCCTCGACCTGGCCGTCCGCTACCGGGACAGGGGCGGGGACGTCCAGACGCGCGACGCCGGCGACGCGACCGTGAACGTGGCCGGCGAGCAGACGTTCGAACTCCACGATGTCGCCAGCGACTTCCGGGTCGGCGGCTCCGGGACGCTTCAGGGGACGGTCGTCAACACCGGCGAACTGGCCGTGACGGACGCAGTCGTCGTCCTCGCGGACGTCGGCGAGGCGTTCGAACCCCGGGAGCGGCGGGTTCCGGTCGGTGACCTCGCGCCCGGGGAGAGTGCAGACTTCCAGTTTCCGGCGGCTATCCCGGCGACTGCCGAGGCCGGGCCGCAGTTTCTCGCCGTCCAGATTCGCTACCGGGGCCAGGGCGACGAGGTGCGGACCAGCGACATTCTCGACGCCCGCATCGAGGTCGGCCCCGAACAGTCGTTCGCGCTCGACGACGTCGAGAGCACGCTTCAGGTGGGCGATACGGGGACTGTCAGCGGCACCCTCATAAACGCGGGCGACCGCCCCGTCGAGCAGGCGACGCTGCTGGTCCGCGCCAACGGGTCCGACGTCCGGCCGCGCGAGACGGCCTACGCCCTGGGGACGCTCGAACCCGGCGAGCCGGTCCCCTTCTCGTTCACCGCGGACGTGCCCGCCGGCGTCGCGCCCGGGCCGCGCGTCCTCCAGTTGCAGGTGCGCTACCGCGACGACGAGACGCGGCTCAGCGACGTCCTCGACGCGCGGGTCGGCGTCGCGCCCGAACAGTCCTTCGCGCTCCGGAACGTCTCCGGGACGCTCCGGGTCGGCGAGCGGGGCCAGCTTACCGCGACGCTGGTCAACACCGGCGATGTGACCGCCAGCGACGTCTCGCTGCAGGCAATCGGCAACGGCTCGCTCAGCCCGCTCTCGCCGGCCGCTGCGGCGGGGACACTCGAACCCGGCGAGTCGGCACCCGTCGCCTTCACGTTCGACGTGCCGCGGACGGCCGACCCCGGCGAGCGCCCGTTCTCCTTCCGCGTGCGCTACCAGGGGCGCGACGGGGCCTACCGGACGACCGAACCAATCGAGGTACAGGCCAGCGTCGCCGGCGAGCAGACGTTCGCGCTCACGGACGTCGAGAGCACGCTCCGGGTGGGCGAGACCGGCGACGTCACCGCGCGGGTGACCAACACCGGGCCGGTCAACGCCACCGGGGTGGTCCTGCTGGTGGAGTCGACGCCGGCGACGCTCGTCCCCCGTGAGACGGAGTTCGCAATCGGCGCGTTGCCGCCCGGCGAGAGCGCGAACGTCTCCTTCCGGGTCGACGCGACCACCGACGCCGAACCGGGGCCGCGGCTGGTGAGCTTCCGGGTGCGCTACCGCGGGCAGGCCGACCGGACACAGGAGACCGACCCGATAGACGCCCGCCTCGCCGTCGCGCCGGACCGCGACGAGTTCCGCGTCACGGCGGTCAACTCGACGCTCGCCGCCGGCGACACGGCGGTCGTCTCGCTCCAGGTCGAGAACCGGGTGAACGAGACGCTGCGCAACGTGCGGGCGCGCCTGTTCGTCGACGACCCGCTCTCCAGCGACGACTCCGAGGCGTTCGTTTCGCGACTCGACCCCGGCGAGCGCACCACGCTCCGGTTCCGCGTGGCCGCCGACGCCAGCGCCATCCCGAAGGAGTACCCGCTCCTCGTCGACTTCACCTACGAGGACGCCCGCGGCGAGGAGGAACTCTCGGACACCTACTTCGTCGCCGCCACGGTGACCGAACCCGAGTCCGGCGGCGGCCTGCCCGTCGACGTGGTGCCCCTCGCACTCCTCGTCGGTGCGCTCGTGGTCCTCGTCGCCGTCGTCGTCTGGTGGCGGCGTCGCCGCTCCCGCGGGGCGTGA